Genomic DNA from Fusarium keratoplasticum isolate Fu6.1 chromosome 2, whole genome shotgun sequence:
TCCGGCGGCGCTCTGAGTGAAGCATGGTGAATCTGGATCTTGATATTTGAGTCAGGTTGGCCAGGGAGGAGTGTGAGCAGCCGAATATCGGCATCGACTAGCTTTGAGTACTGATACGAAGACATTGTCGTTTtgtgaagaggaggaggaggaagttTGCGGGGTTGGGTTGGTCCAGGAAGTCATTTGTGCAAATAATTGCACTGCATTTTTAGTAGAGTACTGTTGCTTCAGCCGCACGAGGCCCTCAAGATCCCCGTTTTGAAATGCGGCCCGTTAGGCACCGCTCATTGTGCAAGGCCCAGCTCAACAGGGCTGCCCCTAATCGCACGCTGCTCTTCCTCTGTCAAACTAACTGAAAAATGCTCCTTCAAGGCATCCAGTCTCTGCTCTtcattctccatcttcttaACAACTCTCATTTTCTGCGGTGACGAGTTCCCAACTTTGAGCTCATCCCTAACTAGTAACAGAGTCCCCGAAATCATAAGGTCGCCCTCATCGAGAGTGAATCTTTGGGCCACGACGGTGCTGGCCCATAGACTCTTAGTCATAGCGTGGTGGTTAAGAATGTCAAAATCGAGGGGGAAGAACTCGACGTCGGGGAAGTGGTAGATGTCTGCCCACTCTTCCGAGCCTCGTTTTTGAGAATAGACCCATACTTTTTGAGTAGAGTCAAGATGCTGTGGGAGTGTTCTATGCTCTAGCTTGAGTTGTTGGCTCGGTAGGCCATCTCTGATGTCGCCGGAATCAAGGGGAAGTGGTGTGCAAGGTCCATCGGCCCCATAGCCAACATCTACCAAATATTTCTTGCTGTCGATGGTGACAATATTTGCCATGTGGCTCCTGGCTTTTTGTTAGTTCCGTAGAGAATGGTGGTCCGTGACTCACATTGCCCTCCAGCTTCCATCAAAAACCCCTCGAGTAGCCATGGTAATTCTGCAAATCACACCAATAACGTGAAACCCAAGACTCCGAAGAACTGTTCCAAAGAATGAGTTGTTTTCCAGGCAGTAGCCTCCTCGACGCTTATGCACAATCTTTTGGTGCAGATGCTCGGGATCAAGTGACACATTCTTATCGGTGGAATAATGAAGCGATAGAGTCTCAAAAGGGACAGTGACAAGTTGCCTTTGGACGAGCTGTGTGAGGAATTCCAGCGGATCGCTAGCATGCTGAGACGCTGGGAGTTGGATACGGTCGAGGTACTCGGCCAGTTGTTTGGGAGAATACTTGGGTAGTTCTGCCATGGCTGTCGAATCAAATAACACGGTGCGTCGTGAATGGTGATGACTATGCGGCTCAAGGTTTGGTTTTTGACGAGAGTTCTTTTTCCCGCGGTTGAACGTTGCCTAATTTGTCTTTAGAGGGCGTCAAAATCTCGTCACGGTTGGGTTACATAACCCTCGCAGCACGCTAAGTCAGCCCTTTGGTCCGAGTTTATTCTCATGGCAAGTTGGGTCTTTCTTTTCACCGACAACTATCTCGCGACTATGATGGAACCCTCACTTTATACTGCTTCAAACCTTGGAGTTGAAATATCAACATTCCCCAAACCTGGACGAGAGCGAGATGCCCGTGTCAAAATCGACCCAGGCGGCTTCTTTATCAGACATCCCCCAGCCCCCCATCAACTAGACGACTTTACGACTCCGGATGAAAAGCTATTTCAGACTATACATATGGGTGCTGCAGTTGTTGATACCGAAAACTGGTTGCTTGTCGTCGACGGCTTGGTTCAGAATCCGTTCGCTCTCACAATGGAACAACTCTTGAAACTCCCTCGAACAACAGTCACGGCATTTCACGAGTGCTATGGCAGCCCTCTAAAACCACCAACGGATGCAGTGTGGCGTATTGGAAACGTCCACTGGACGGGCGTACGCTTGGCTGATATTCTAGCCATCGCAAAGCCTCGCCCAGAAGCCCAATACGTGTGGTCCGAAGGGCTGGACTATGGAACGTTTGCTGGCGTGACAGCAGACCGGTATCAAAAAGATCTGCCAATCCAGAAAGCTCTCGGACAAGAAGTTCTCATTGCTTTTGAGATGAATGGTCACCGACTTAGCAAAGAGAGAGGAGGACCGGTCAGGCTTATCGTCCCCGGGTGGTTCGGAACAAACATGACCAAGTGGATATGCCGGTTGAGTCTACAAAACAAGAGAGCACCTGGGCCGTACACGACGGTGTTTTATAACGAGATTGATCCAACAGATCCTGATGGGAACCGGAAGAGGCCTGTGTGGAGTGTAGAGGTCAATTCGATCATCACTTCCCCAGCCCTTGACGCGGTGGTCTCTGGGTCTGAGGTGGCGATCGAAGGCTGGGCTTGGTGCCATGAGCCTGTAGTGCGTGTTCTAGTCACTTCATCTCTAGATAAGCCATGGACGGATGCCGTGGTAAAGGCAAGGGAGGGGTTCAGTTGGCAGAGGTGGAGAGCGGTATTGACGCTGGCGCAGGGTGAAAATGTTCTCGTTGCACGAGCAGTGTCTCAGTCTGGCACTGAGCAGCCGCTACATGGTCGAAGAAATCATGTGCATCGCGTAAGAATATGGGTCAAGCCTGAGGCGGACGCTGATTGATGCTCTGGACAGTGCTGTGATGAGTCAAAGGTGCAAAGCCAGGCGCAGACATGACCGAGTTGCAAGGCAAAAATTGTGATAGTAATTGTCAAGGTGGTATTAATGCCAATCTAAATCTTCAGGCAAGTGTAATTATATCATTGTAGCCTGCCATTCCGCCATTCTCCATGATGCCCAAAACGCCAATGTAAAATCCCAAAATGAATGCGATTACCAGCCGAGAATGTTAAAGAAGCTGGTTCGGGGGTCGGGAACCTTTCCATCAAAGGTCTTTGCCCTCACAGCCTCGCTCTCCTTTGTGTTGTACTGACTAAACTGGCGATCAAAGGTGCGAGACTGGGTCTTGAGCTGAGAGCGGACGTAGGAGCCGACGATGGTGGCACTGCCGatggtcaagaagacggggACGACCCTGGAGGAGTTTTTGTTAGTGGGTGTGGGTGTGTTTTATGGGGGGGTTTTGTGCTTACTTGGGGGCAgcggcggccttgacgatgggaAGCATTTTGAAGGATGTGGGGGTTTTTTGTAGGTGGTTGTAGTGGTTGTGAGTTGATGATTGAGGCTCCTGTTGTGCCTTGTAGTGGTGATTGGCAGTGATGCTTGTgtgttgatgctgatgatgatgctgatgatgagaagaatTTAGAGGACCATTGCTAAACATTATATACAATTCTTTCGGCAGCCTTTTTGCAACATTTGATGCTCGGCTGTCAATCGTCGTGTGGTGGTGATTCGAGAAGCTAGTGGTGTGATGGGTCCTGTCTAGACTCTCCCCGGTCGGGCGCCCCCGGGCCATGCCATGCACCACGCGATAGGGTTCGGCCTGGATTGAACAGGAAGGGGAATAGAAATGACCGAATTGGGCGTGCATTTTCCATATTGAGAATATGCCATTCCCTTTCTTTGTTTGATGCAATTTGGTATTGGATCCGTGGATGCTAGATTCACCAAGCTATCACTCACTGTTTGGGGCTCGCAAATGGCCTTGATCACGGCGGACGCCAGGCGTAGCTCTTCTACAGTAACCATCAAATAATTATTGCCCTCGTCAATTCAGCCAGTGCAGGGCATTCCTTTGATCTTCAGTAATTCTCTATCATCTTGACGAATTTTCCCGATCATCTGCCCAGTTGATCTGGCATCGTTCATCTGGTCATCAGTCTGAACCTGACCTGAGGCGGAGCTCGCCAGCGAAAATTTCCAGGTGCCGGAACCATCTGATGGTCGGACTCGGCGACTGCCGAACCCACCGATCCAATGGCACAGCCCATTTTGACAACCACCAGATCGTCTTGACGTTCGATGGTCGGTCAGATTGGCATCGGATATGGTCGAGATGACTCTTGATGCATTTTCAAGTCGTGGAATCACGGTTGCAAAGAGCCCGTCAAGCGCATCGCCATTGTTGCGCTTTCCGAGTCTTTCCGCTCTGATGAGACAGGCTTCTCGGTACCCAAGTTATCAACTGAGATGCGACAACCAAAGGTCTACTAGAGCATCAGTCAGTCTGAAAGAGTGAAATTCGTTTGTATATTATATGCACATGATTTAATACAATAAAACAACATTTGAGAAAAGGCTTAGCCGTAAACACTTGTCGAAAACTTGATGGCTTTCTCACACCCACAGCTACCCGGTACTTCGAGGACCATGACCTTGAAAGTGCAGGCCGTAAAGCAACTCACTTCGACACAATCAGAGTTGCAGAATCCGCATCGTAACTAGCAAGATAGATTTTACATAGTCCCTATAACTGTCGATCAAAACCTCAActtgtcggccttgaacCTGTTCCCCCGTCATCTGCTGCCTGCCAAGAGCTGATACCCTGCCAAGGAATTAAATGCCGGCTCTGCCGATAGCCTCAACTGATTTCTCCCCTAAACTCTCGTATCTGCACTGCAATCTTTCCTTTGCCATATCTCAGTCTATGGTGGAATCTAATTGCCTATGCTTGGCACATCCGCTCCGCCACAAACCACGCAGTCAGGTGACGTCATGCCCAGTCAAGTCGGTCAAGCAAAACATCAAAATATCCTCACTCCTCACCTGATACAAAActttcttcaacctcaaccacGAATAGTCACATTTTGGAAAAATGCCTTGGAAAGATCACCTTAAGCGTCTTAAAAATGAATTCGAAAACATAATCGCGGAGCCACaggctcagcagcagcctcaacaacCCCCTCAGACATATGCGCCAccgccgcagcagcagccgatGGGTGCGCAGCCTGGGCAGGTCTACTGGCAGCCTCAGTTTCGGCCTGATAACCCCGTTAGCAACGACTGGGACGCAAAGATCGGCAACGCGGATGGTTGGGGAAACCAGGAGTTGGAGTACTACACTGCCGATCAGCAGAACGCCTTTTAGTGAGTTTATCGCCATGGGGATCCAAGCCTAGCTAACCAGAGTGAAATAGTACTCCGGATGGAAAGCTTGTGCTTCGAGCCATAGCAAACAATGGTAACCCAAACCCAGAGCAGAAATACACCTCAGCTCGGCTGGTTAGTAGGCAGACCCTGTCTCGAGACCAGGGAGTTCTCACTGCCGTCATCCTCTCACCTTGTGCCGAGGGCATCTGGCCAGCCTTTTGGCTCCTCCCACAGGAACCATTCTCCTGGCCTGTAGACGGTGAAATCGACATTGCCGAGACCTGGAACGGAGATCTTGAAAATCACACATGTCTTCACTGGGGTCAACATCACGAGCCTGAGAAGCACCGAGTCCTCGGCACCAGAATTCCCGACATGCAATATCGACCCGTCAAGTACGACTTTGCCTGGATCCAACCTGGCGGAGAggcaggacagggcaggATGATTTGGTACATTGACGGCAGACCTATTATGAAGGCTGAGATCCCTGCTGGCACGAGACCTGTGAGGGAAATGACTATTCTTCTCAACGTGGCTATGGGCGGAAATGTGTGCGGTGGAAAGGTTCCGGCTGATGGGTATTACGATATGGTCGTTCATACCCTGTTCCTGGGTAGTGAGCCAGAGTACGGTGGTTGGCATCGTTTTGACGCCGACTGGGGAAATCCGGCTACGCCTTTGGGAAATACATATTGAGGTTTTGGATGACTTGGGTATTTCAAAGGTCTTGGGCTGCGCCGCTATCTATTTTGCCTGATATTCTGTAGGTAGGTGGTGGATAACTGAGAACAAGCTGTatgaaaaaggaaaagaatAAATGAGACGATGAGCTGAACAACACAGAGGTCGGTTAGGGCGTAACATGAATTTCTGTCTTCTATTCCATCCGGAGCAAAGGCTTGCGTCGGGATGCTGTCGCCACTGAGGCCGGCGGCGCGACTCGTCGGCGTTCCCCACTTGGCGAGCCGACGCCCGACGGCGACTCCAAGTCGGCAGCCGGCATCTTGAGCCCGCGCCAAAAGGTTGGGGAAATTAGGCTAATGAACGAGGGGGCAGTCGCTGACGGAGCTGGGGTTTTGGAGGCTTGAGATGCTTGCGCATTTCCATCACAGCCTGGGCGAGGAATGAGATGTTGTTATTGATGAGTTTTGCGGCCAAGACGTGATTTTGATGGTTCACACCACCAGACCGAGGCATCACGGCCCCTGCTCTCGCTATCACACAAAAATGGCCCAATCACAATCGCAAACAATATctcctccaagcctccaacTTGGCAACGCAGCCGAGGCCCTCTTATCAGAACAAGGCTCCCTGATCTGATGACCCTGGGGAAATGTAACACTGACATTTCTGGATGGCGGAAAACCCCCGGGTTATGAGTAATGGAAATTACCCCGCACAGTTTATGCGGTATCGGCCCCAGGCTTGGCTTTTGGGGTCGCTTGCCCGTCGGGCGGAATCTCAGGTTtgaggatggcttcatgcCGATGCAATGGCGTTTGATGTATAATAGAGATCCAGAAATCCGGGATGCCCGGGTATGGGTGTTTTTGACTTGAGGTGAGTGATTTGAACGCGCTTTTGAGACGCTTTCTagacttggccttgtcgctgAAGATCTGCCCTCCAATTGGTGTTCTTTTGTGATGCCTTCACATTGCCTACCTATTCGTGTTTGTCTCGTCCAGTACAGCTCCACACATGACTGACACAACAATGAGACAGCAATAATTGAGTGCCAATCCCAAGAGCTGGCATAAATAAACAGCTCCATTGAAACACCTTTCAAGCCCCGACAAAGCATCAATCACTCACTCTGTTATCAACAAACATCGCCACTCTCACGAGTAATGAATTTGCAAAAAGCCTTATCCGGAACATGGTTAGATTGGTCCCCTTTCCCCCGCGACGAACCGACATTTCCCCAATTTTCGGAGGTTGTTTGGAGAATGAGTTCCCTCCATGCCCCTTTCGGAAGGAACATGCGACTGGAGCCGGGGCTAGGGGCGAGCGAGTGTCAAGGGGGTTGCGTCGACCATTTAGCCTTGATAGAGACGAGATGGACGTTTTGGCACTTAAGAGTCCGGACCTCCCGCTTTGGAATCTCATTCTTTCTTCGTAAAtcattgtcgtcgttgtGTTTTTGATAATCGCTGACAAAAACAATGGCTGAGAGTTCACCTCCCAAGAGGGACAGCACCTCCAAGAGGGATGATGACGTCCCCGTCCTCAAGTCCATCTCGAATCAGCAAGCCCCCATCAACGCCTCGGGACACGTCCAAGAGCTCCAGCAAAACTTCAACCTCCTGTCCCTGGCCGGCGTCGGACTCGTCGTCGGAAACGTCTGGCCTGCCATCGGTGGCTCCATCCTcgttgccatcttcaacggcGGACCTCCCGGCGTCCTGTACGAGTTCATCGTCGTTTCCGTGTTTTACTGGACTGTTGCCGCTAGCATCGCCGAGCTTGCCAGCGCTATCCCTTCGTCTGCTGGAGTTTATCACTGGGCGTCTGTGACTCCTGGTCCGCGATGGGGTAGGGTGATAGGTTTCTTTGCTGGGTGGTGGAACTATCTCGCCTGGGTTCTCGGATGCGCCAGCATGTCTTCGATTCTTTCAAACACCCTCGTCCAGATGTACGCCCTCAACCATGCCGATTTCGTCGCCGAGTCGTGGCACGTCTTTGTCACATATATCATCACCACGTGGATCGCCTGCGCTTGTGTCTGCTTGGCCAACAGTGCCATGCCCAACTTGAACAAGTTTGGAGTGTTTATCATTCTGGCTGGTTTCATCATCACTATCATCGTTGTTACAGTCATGCCCGGTCGAGGTGGACGACCTCCGCATGCGTCTTCGGCGTTTGTGTGGAAAGACTGGGTTGCTGATATTGGATATCCGAATGGCTTCGTCTTTGTTGCCGGCATGCTCAATGGAGCATTCAGTGTTGGACCAGTCGACGCAGTTACGCATTTGGCTGAGGAAATTCCAGATCCTCAGCGCAATGTCCCTatcgctcttctcctccaggtcGCAACTGGTTTCGTCACTGGACTCTGCtatctcatcgccatcatgtaCGCTATCAACGACTACGACGCCCTCTTCGAATCCGCCTATCCTATCGCCGAGATCTATCACCAAGCCACTGGTTCAGCTGCAGGCGCAACTGGCCTGTTGTCATTGGTCATGATCTGCATCTCCCTCACAGTTGTCGGACTGTACATTACCTGCGGCCGAACGCTCTGGGCTCTTgctcgagatggagccaCTCCATTCCCTGGAGTTCTCGGCCATGTTCACGAGAAGCTTGATATGCCTCTTTGGTCGACCCTTGCCACAGGTGTCTTGGTGACAGTTTTGGGTGCCATCTACGTCGGAAGCACAACTGCCTTCAACGCCTTTGTCGGTAGCTTCATTCTCCTCTCGAGCAGTTCATTCTTGGCGTGCATCCTACCAAATCTCTTGACTGGACGCAAAAACATCACATACGGACCATTCAAGATGCGCGGACCACTGGGCTTTGTCATCAACAGCGTTGCATGGGGGCCCCATAGGGACACGCCTAGGCGCGCCTCCACTCGCGAACGCGTAGGCGTGCAGATTATGTCAGCCCTCAATTTGGCTTAAACCCCACAGTCGCAGTTTCAGGGGCTCCGTCTgttgctgccactgctgaACACAACTACAGTCTCCAGGAGCGGGCTTCCGCTATGGCCCAAGCAACATTTCCTGATGATGTGCTCCCGCCGGAGGGTACATACGATTCACGAGAGGCTCTACTCGCAGCTATCAACGAATGGGCAGCACCCAGAGGATACGCATTCATAACTGGGAGGTCTTCGCGATCAATTAGTGGAAGGCAGATTGTTACATACGCATGTGATCGGTGGTGTCGTCCACCTAGCGCCTCAAAAGATCGCCAGCGCAAGACTACTACACGAGGAACCAATTGTCGGTTCTCAATCATTGCGAAGGAATCCCTG
This window encodes:
- a CDS encoding Oxidored-molyb domain-containing protein, coding for MASWVFLFTDNYLATMMEPSLYTASNLGVEISTFPKPGRERDARVKIDPGGFFIRHPPAPHQLDDFTTPDEKLFQTIHMGAAVVDTENWLLVVDGLVQNPFALTMEQLLKLPRTTVTAFHECYGSPLKPPTDAVWRIGNVHWTGVRLADILAIAKPRPEAQYVWSEGLDYGTFAGVTADRYQKDLPIQKALGQEVLIAFEMNGHRLSKERGGPVRLIVPGWFGTNMTKWICRLSLQNKRAPGPYTTVFYNEIDPTDPDGNRKRPVWSVEVNSIITSPALDAVVSGSEVAIEGWAWCHEPVVRVLVTSSLDKPWTDAVVKAREGFSWQRWRAVLTLAQGENVLVARAVSQSGTEQPLHGRRNHVHRVRIWVKPEADAD
- a CDS encoding GH16 domain-containing protein gives rise to the protein MPWKDHLKRLKNEFENIIAEPQAQQQPQQPPQTYAPPPQQQPMGAQPGQVYWQPQFRPDNPVSNDWDAKIGNADGWGNQELEYYTADQQNAFYTPDGKLVLRAIANNGNPNPEQKYTSARLVSRQTLSRDQGVLTAVILSPCAEGIWPAFWLLPQEPFSWPVDGEIDIAETWNGDLENHTCLHWGQHHEPEKHRVLGTRIPDMQYRPVKYDFAWIQPGGEAGQGRMIWYIDGRPIMKAEIPAGTRPVREMTILLNVAMGGNVCGGKVPADGYYDMVVHTLFLGSEPEYGGWHRFDADWGNPATPLGNTY